In Devosia beringensis, a single window of DNA contains:
- a CDS encoding ABC transporter permease, whose amino-acid sequence MAATLIHRKIDWTGIAFAAVLTLVIVFPLLVVGTWAFTNVWRYPSVIPQEFGLRFWNQTLARADVWSSISMSLTLAFTVTALSAAICLPAAYAFARLDFPGRNLLFFSFLAGHAFPKFGLLVAIAGIFLQLNLIGTFWGVVLIQLVGTLLFMIWIPVAAFQSVDRRMEEAARDVGASPFRVFWSITLPQAGPTIAAAILLSFVGTFYETEGAWLIGAPQVRTLPVLMISFINNQPVIQYGAVLSVLLWVPSFIALLFARRVVNSGSFARGFGG is encoded by the coding sequence ATGGCTGCAACACTCATCCATCGCAAGATCGACTGGACCGGCATCGCCTTTGCCGCCGTGCTGACCCTGGTCATCGTCTTCCCGCTGCTGGTCGTGGGCACCTGGGCCTTCACCAATGTCTGGCGCTATCCCTCGGTGATCCCGCAGGAATTCGGCCTGCGCTTTTGGAACCAGACCCTGGCCCGCGCCGACGTCTGGAGCTCGATTTCCATGAGCCTGACGCTGGCCTTCACCGTGACCGCTCTGTCCGCCGCCATCTGCCTGCCGGCCGCCTATGCCTTTGCCCGGCTCGATTTCCCCGGCCGCAACCTGCTGTTCTTCTCGTTCCTGGCCGGCCATGCCTTTCCCAAATTCGGCCTCTTGGTCGCCATTGCGGGTATCTTCTTGCAGCTCAACCTCATCGGCACCTTCTGGGGCGTGGTGCTGATCCAGCTGGTGGGCACGCTGCTGTTCATGATCTGGATTCCGGTGGCCGCCTTCCAGTCGGTCGACCGGCGCATGGAGGAGGCGGCCCGCGATGTCGGCGCCAGCCCCTTCCGCGTCTTCTGGTCGATCACCCTGCCACAGGCCGGCCCGACCATCGCAGCCGCGATCCTGCTCAGCTTTGTCGGCACCTTCTACGAAACCGAAGGCGCCTGGCTGATCGGCGCGCCACAAGTGCGTACCCTGCCGGTGCTGATGATCTCCTTTATCAATAACCAGCCGGTCATCCAGTATGGCGCAGTGCTTTCCGTGCTGCTCTGGGTGCCCAGTTTCATCGCTTTGCTGTTCGCGCGCCGGGTCGTCAATTCCGGTTCGTTCGCCCGCGGCTTCGGCGGCTAG
- a CDS encoding ABC transporter permease — protein sequence MTAPDQIGSVTPIRRRPYGLLLVATPVLLVLWLIIWPIISAIITTLWVKTPEGNAFSVETYRFFFSDGYSLSNLSMTLWTTGVCAILLLLVCLPIALYLRFSDTKVAAYVQGLAIFPMFVPSIILSFAFIRVLGPNGTVDLLFNAVGLPHIRSPYLTPWGPVIGLVWDNIPLTVLILLSGLGNVSNQAVEAARDVGAGRIALLWHIILPRLSNSILVAISFAVLGIFSAFTLPYILGPAAPEMMGPFMQRTFRDLYDPQTAITQAVVTFGFCIVFGLFYVRSVAKNRAA from the coding sequence ATGACCGCCCCGGACCAGATCGGGTCCGTTACACCCATCCGCAGGAGGCCTTATGGCCTCCTGCTCGTCGCCACGCCGGTGCTGCTGGTGCTCTGGCTGATCATCTGGCCGATCATCTCGGCGATCATCACCACGCTCTGGGTCAAGACGCCGGAGGGCAATGCCTTTTCCGTCGAGACCTACCGGTTCTTTTTTTCCGATGGCTATAGCCTCTCCAACCTGTCGATGACGCTGTGGACCACGGGCGTCTGCGCCATATTGCTGCTGCTGGTCTGCCTGCCCATCGCGCTTTACCTGCGCTTTTCCGACACCAAAGTGGCCGCCTACGTGCAGGGCCTGGCCATCTTTCCGATGTTCGTACCCTCGATCATCCTGAGCTTTGCCTTCATCCGCGTGCTGGGCCCCAATGGGACCGTCGACCTGCTGTTCAATGCCGTCGGCCTGCCGCATATCCGCTCGCCCTATCTGACGCCCTGGGGGCCCGTCATCGGCCTCGTCTGGGACAATATCCCGCTCACCGTGCTGATCCTGCTCTCGGGCCTGGGCAATGTCTCCAACCAGGCGGTCGAGGCTGCGCGCGATGTCGGCGCCGGCCGGATCGCGCTGCTCTGGCACATTATCCTGCCGCGCCTCTCCAATTCGATTCTGGTGGCCATTTCCTTTGCCGTGCTCGGCATCTTCTCGGCCTTCACCCTGCCCTATATCCTGGGCCCGGCCGCGCCCGAAATGATGGGCCCGTTCATGCAGCGCACCTTCCGCGATCTCTATGATCCGCAGACCGCTATTACCCAGGCCGTGGTCACCTTCGGCTTCTGCATCGTCTTCGGGCTCTTTTATGTGCGCTCCGTCGCCAAGAACAGGGCCGCATAA